The following are encoded in a window of Solibacillus sp. FSL R7-0668 genomic DNA:
- a CDS encoding terminase large subunit yields MRKLKKYKPTAFIADGSYYDKDAADYAVAFIEALSHTKGLWAGKPFELIDWQEQIIRDLFGILKPDGYRQFNTAYVEIPKKMGKSELAAAIALLLTCGDGEERAEVYGCAADRQQASIVFEVAADMVRMCPALNKRVKLLASTKRLVYLPTNSFYQVLSAEAYSKHGFNIHGVVFDELHTQPNRKLFDVMTKGSGDARTQPLYFLITTAGTDTQSICYETHQKAVDIIEGRKYDPTFYPVIYGAKEEDDWTDPKVWKKANPSLGITVGIDKVRAACESAKQNPAEENSFRQLRLNQWVKQSVRWMPMAKWDACAFPVIPESLEGRVCYGGLDLSSTTDITAFVLVFPPEDETDKYIVLPYFWMPEDNIDLRVRRDHVQYDLWEKQGYILTTEGNVVHYGYIERFIEELGEKYNIREIAFDRWGAVQMVQNLEGLGFTVVPFGQGFKDMSQPTKELMKLTLEERIAHGGHPVLRWMMDNIFIKTDPAGNVKPDKEKSTEKIDGAVATIMALDRAIRCGSGNSGDSVYDERGLIVF; encoded by the coding sequence ATGCGGAAACTGAAGAAATATAAGCCGACCGCCTTTATAGCTGATGGGTCATATTACGATAAGGATGCTGCTGATTACGCTGTAGCTTTTATCGAAGCACTCTCCCATACGAAAGGTTTATGGGCAGGTAAGCCTTTTGAACTTATCGATTGGCAGGAGCAAATAATCCGTGATTTATTTGGAATTTTAAAGCCAGATGGATATCGGCAGTTTAATACTGCTTATGTAGAGATACCTAAAAAGATGGGAAAAAGCGAGCTTGCCGCAGCAATTGCACTTCTCCTCACTTGCGGTGATGGTGAAGAACGGGCGGAGGTGTATGGTTGTGCCGCCGATCGCCAGCAGGCATCAATTGTATTTGAAGTAGCAGCCGATATGGTGCGGATGTGTCCGGCACTGAATAAACGAGTAAAGTTGCTGGCTTCAACTAAGCGATTGGTGTACCTGCCGACCAACAGCTTCTATCAGGTATTGTCGGCTGAAGCCTACTCCAAACACGGCTTCAATATACATGGTGTTGTTTTCGATGAACTTCATACTCAGCCAAACCGGAAACTATTTGATGTTATGACGAAGGGATCTGGGGATGCAAGGACCCAACCGCTGTATTTTCTTATCACCACAGCGGGAACGGATACTCAAAGTATCTGCTACGAAACACACCAAAAAGCGGTTGATATTATTGAGGGCAGAAAATACGATCCTACCTTTTACCCCGTAATCTATGGTGCTAAAGAAGAGGATGATTGGACAGATCCAAAAGTGTGGAAGAAAGCAAATCCAAGCTTAGGAATTACGGTGGGAATTGACAAGGTAAGGGCAGCTTGTGAAAGTGCAAAGCAAAACCCTGCTGAAGAGAACAGCTTCAGGCAGTTAAGATTGAATCAGTGGGTTAAACAGTCTGTCCGTTGGATGCCAATGGCAAAGTGGGATGCCTGTGCATTTCCGGTTATACCAGAAAGTCTTGAAGGGCGGGTATGTTATGGGGGTCTTGACCTATCTTCTACAACAGACATTACAGCCTTTGTGTTGGTGTTCCCACCAGAGGATGAAACAGATAAATACATTGTTCTTCCGTATTTTTGGATGCCAGAGGACAACATTGACCTCCGAGTCCGAAGAGACCATGTGCAATACGATCTTTGGGAGAAGCAAGGGTATATTCTAACCACAGAAGGCAATGTAGTGCATTACGGCTACATTGAGCGGTTTATTGAAGAACTGGGCGAAAAGTATAACATTCGAGAAATTGCGTTTGACCGTTGGGGAGCTGTTCAAATGGTTCAGAACCTTGAAGGATTAGGCTTTACTGTCGTTCCTTTCGGTCAAGGCTTTAAAGATATGTCACAACCAACCAAAGAACTGATGAAATTGACATTAGAAGAAAGAATAGCACACGGTGGGCATCCAGTGCTTCGGTGGATGATGGACAACATCTTTATAAAAACTGATCCGGCGGGCAACGTGAAGCCGGATAAAGAAAAAAGTACAGAAAAAATAGATGGCGCGGTGGCAACTATCATGGCACTTGATCGTGCTATTCGTTGTGGCTCAGGTAATAGTGGGGATTCGGTGTATGACGAGCGAGGTTTGATTGTCTTTTAA
- a CDS encoding DUF5049 domain-containing protein: MNEIIKEQILSIRESGVTNMFDANRVQYEANERGFYELVVYLIDHKTEYAHFILTGEVDEKK, translated from the coding sequence ATGAATGAGATAATCAAAGAACAAATCCTTTCCATCCGAGAAAGTGGAGTCACAAATATGTTTGATGCAAACCGAGTCCAGTATGAAGCAAATGAACGAGGGTTTTATGAATTGGTAGTCTATTTAATAGACCATAAAACGGAATATGCTCATTTCATACTGACGGGGGAAGTGGATGAAAAGAAGTAA
- a CDS encoding DUF4314 domain-containing protein — protein MNIIHPEMLKQLRSYYTPGTRVMLLKMNDPYTKLQPGSKGTVTSVDDIGTIHVSWDSGGSLGVAFGEDLCKRIEE, from the coding sequence ATGAATATCATTCACCCAGAAATGCTAAAGCAACTTAGAAGCTATTACACTCCAGGAACACGTGTGATGCTACTTAAAATGAACGACCCTTATACTAAACTTCAGCCTGGATCTAAAGGTACGGTTACTAGTGTTGATGACATAGGAACGATTCATGTCAGTTGGGATTCGGGTGGTTCCCTTGGAGTAGCCTTTGGTGAGGATTTATGCAAGAGAATCGAAGAGTAA